In one window of Gossypium hirsutum isolate 1008001.06 chromosome A01, Gossypium_hirsutum_v2.1, whole genome shotgun sequence DNA:
- the LOC107916551 gene encoding disease resistance RPP13-like protein 4 gives MADAIIQVVAGKLIDALKEHSGRVLEFRSQFMELKTQLDFMKSFLADANKLKRKEETVKTTLSMIRELTYDAEDILTDCLLRAEFRDHVFRCNHFLPREMIFQHRTSKRLKDINGRIEKMHKVLKTYLKTIGQQGVHDDVSSVIHRRWTSPAFDESSIVGLAEDTMKIIGWILPTKKQLHQVGIIGMGGLGKTTITQKIFNNHAILERFEERIWVSISQTVNEEETMKTMLKQLGEDTYGLDMGQMLPKIKQALEGKDYLIVMDDVWSVHGWWERLLAGLPKREGQSSAVIITTRKESVAIEMGVEKARIHQPRVLNEEESWALFCRIAFSSEKEAKQHYELEELGKDIVKKCCGLPLAIKTVGGLLKSKTLSTDVWRRIHNNFHDELATREGESSVMASLQLSYDELPTRLKQCLLCFSIYPEDSVISAEQLVHWWVGEGFVQGKDSRTAIELAFDYLSELISRCLVEVVKQRGFDGRVYTCKMHDLVRDLTIKIAREESFCSFDEHGKQRPSIQSRRLGFTGEEDVKSLNKKSKLRAFLMMNSSPVSPDKTIPLFRVRSLRVLDFSLNKLENIPIPKLLHWIISLQRLSYLNLRGVASLKELPQLIGDLRNLQLLVLNGCNNLQKLPSSITNLQKLNVLDLGYCPMMRYLPQGLGRLSNLQELSGFTVPSEADRNGCRLGELQWLSKLKVLRVNINEESDIAEEELTVLSHLKQLKVLSINTEGCEKEEIFRKLDGLSPPPHLEELYLRYYRGVTTPMWMNPKSLRDLHYLCIENGDLQFVHPSFEGGKTITWKVEGLCLKFLARLQVVWDLVMSVMPRIRYVEVSHCYMLKSFPCNTEKLGVWRK, from the coding sequence aTGGCGGATGCAATCATACAAGTTGTAGCAGGGAAGCTGATTGATGCCCTGAAAGAGCACAGTGGTCGAGTACTTGAATTTCGTAGCCAATTCATGGAGCTTAAAACACAGCTTGACTTCATGAAATCCTTCCTTGCTGATGCTAACAAGCTCAAAAGGAAGGAGGAAACCGTGAAGACAACTCTAAGCATGATCAGAGAATTGACCTATGATGCCGAGGATATACTTACTGATTGCTTGCTCCGAGCTGAATTTCGTGACCATGTCTTTCGCTGCAACCATTTCCTTCCACGAGAGATGATCTTTCAGCACCGAACTTCAAAAAGGCTCAAGGACATCAATGGACGGATAGAGAAGATGCACAAGGTCTTGAAAACATATTTAAAGACAATCGGACAGCAAGGTGTCCATGACGATGTCAGCAGTGTGATTCATCGTCGATGGACGTCGCCTGCTTTCGACGAATCCAGCATAGTTGGTTTGGCTGAAGATACAATGAAGATTATAGGGTGGATTCTTCCTACGAAAAAACAGTTGCACCAAGTTGGGATTATTGGGATGGGGGGATTGGGGAAAACAACTATAACCCAGAAGATCTTTAACAACCACGCGATCCTCGAACGATTCGAAGAGAGAATTTGGGTGTCCATATCTCAaactgtgaatgaggaagaaacAATGAAGACCATGCTGAAACAACTAGGAGAGGATACGTATGGATTGGATATGGGTCAAATGCTGCCCAAGATTAAACAAGCACTTGAGGGTAAGGACTATTTGATAGTGATGGATGACGTTTGGAGTGTTCATGGCTGGTGGGAAAGATTGCTTGCTGGATTACCCAAGAGGGAGGGACAGAGCAGTGCTGTAATAATCACTACCAGGAAAGAAAGTGTTGCCATTGAAATGGGGGTGGAGAAAGCTCGAATTCATCAACCTCGCGTACTCAATGAAGAAGAAAGCTGGGCATTGTTTTGTAGGATTGCATTTTCTTCAGAAAAGGAAGCAAAGCAGCACTATGAGTTGGAAGAGCTAGGGAAGGATATAGTAAAGAAATGTTGTGGACTTCCATTAGCTATCAAGACCGTAGGAGGCTTGTTGAAATCGAAAACTTTGTCGACTGATGTTTGGAGACGAATTCACAACAATTTCCACGATGAATTGGCTACTAGAGAAGGTGAAAGCTCGGTTATGGCTTCCTTACAATTGAGCTACGATGAGCTGCCAACTCGCCTCAAGCAATGCCTGTTATGCTTCTCCATTTATCCAGAGGACTCGGTGATAAGTGCTGAGCAGTTGGTTCATTGGTGGGTGGGAGAGGGTTTCGTACAGGGAAAAGACAGCCGGACTGCAATCGAATTAGCATTTGATTACCTCTCAGAGCTCATCAGTAGATGCCTGGTTGAAGTTGTGAAGCAGAGAGGGTTCGATGGAAGAGTCTACACTTGCAAGATGCATGATCTTGTGAGAGACTTGACCATTAAAATTGCTAGAGAAGAGTCCTTTTGCAGCTTTGATGAACATGGCAAACAAAGACCCAGCATACAATCTCGGCGTTTGGGTTTTACAGGGGAAGAAGATGTGAAATCACTGAATAAAAAATCAAAGCTCCGGGCGTTCCTGATGATGAACAGCTCTCCAGTTAGCCCCGATAAGACCATTCCACTGTTCAGAGTAAGGTCTCTTAGGGTGTTGGATTTTTCTCTGAATAAGCTAGAAAACATCCCCATTCCCAAACTCCTGCATTGGATCATCTCTCTTCAACGCTTATCATATCTGAACCTAAGAGGAGTTGCTTCCCTCAAGGAACTTCCACAGTTAATCGGTGATCTCCGGAACCTTCAGCTTTTGGTTTTGAATGGATGCAACAATCTTCAAAAGCTTCCCTCATCCATCACAAATCTGCAGAAGCTAAATGTACTGGATTTAGGGTACTGTCCTATGATGCGATATCTCCCACAGGGGCTTGGGAGGCTTTCAAATCTTCAAGAACTCTCAGGATTCACAGTACCAAGTGAAGCTGACAGGAATGGGTGTCGTTTAGGTGAGCTTCAATGGCTGTCAAAGCTTAAAGTACTGCGAGTAAATATAAACGAAGAAAGCGACATTGCAGAAGAGGAACTCACTGTCCTTTCCCACCTCAAACAACTCAAGGTTTTGTCCATCAACACAGAAGGATGCGAGAAAGAAGAGATTTTCAGGAAACTGGATGGCTTATCTCCTCCACCACATCTTGAGGAGCTGTATCTGAGGTATTACCGTGGAGTGACGACGCCAATGTGGATGAATCCCAAGTCACTTCGTGATTTGCATTATCTTTGTATCGAAAATGGAGACCTGCAATTCGTGCATCCAAGCTTCGAGGGTGGTAAAACCATTACATGGAAAGTTGAGGGGCTTTGTCTCAAGTTCCTTGCTAGGCTGCAAGTGGTGTGGGATTTGGTTATGAGTGTGATGCCTAGAATAAGGTATGTGGAAGTTAGCCATTGTTACATGCTGAAATCATTCCCCTGCAACACTGAAAAACTTGGGGTTTGGAGGAAATGA